From one Candidatus Thioglobus sp. NP1 genomic stretch:
- the rpsN gene encoding 30S ribosomal protein S14, giving the protein MAKKSMIHRDVKRAKLVEKYKERRLELKKMIKSIHTSDEDRFQAMIKLQSLPRDASPVRQRNRCGLSGRPHGFYRKFGLAKSQLRERAMNGEVPGLTKASW; this is encoded by the coding sequence ATGGCTAAAAAGTCTATGATACACAGAGATGTTAAGCGAGCCAAGTTGGTCGAAAAATATAAAGAGAGACGTCTTGAACTTAAGAAGATGATCAAGAGTATTCATACTTCTGATGAAGACCGCTTTCAAGCAATGATTAAATTGCAGTCGCTTCCAAGAGATGCCTCACCAGTCCGTCAACGAAATCGTTGTGGATTATCAGGTCGTCCTCATGGTTTTTATCGTAAATTTGGTTTAGCGAAATCACAACTAAGAGAACGTGCCATGAATGGTGAAGTTCCTGGTTTAACTAAAGCAAGCTGGTAG